The following are from one region of the Mustela lutreola isolate mMusLut2 chromosome 9, mMusLut2.pri, whole genome shotgun sequence genome:
- the LOC131807460 gene encoding N-alpha-acetyltransferase 50-like, whose protein sequence is MKGSRIELGDVTPHNIKQLKRLNQVIFPVSYNDKFYKDVLEVGELAKLAYFNDIAVGAVCGRVDHSQNQKRLYIMTLGCLAPYRRLGIGTKMLNHVLNICEKDGTFDNIYLHVQISNESAIGFYRKFGFEIIETKKNYYKRIEPADAHVLQKNLKVPSGQNADVQKTDN, encoded by the coding sequence ATGAAAGGTAGCCGGATCGAGCTGGGAGATGTGACACCACACAATATTAAACAGTTGAAGAGACTAAACCAGGTCATCTTTCCAGTCAGCTACAATGACAAGTTCTACAAGGATGTGCTGGAGGTTGGCGAGCTAGCAAAACTTGCCTATTTCAATGATATTGCAGTAGGTGCAGTATGCGGTAGGGTGGATCATTcacagaatcagaagagactttACATCATGACACTAGGATGTTTGGCACCATACCGAAGGCTAGGAATAGGAACTAAAATGTTAAATCATGTCTTAAACATCTGTGAAAAAGATGGCACTTTTGACAACATCTATCTGCATGTCCAGATCAGCAATGAATCAGCAATTGGCTTCTACAGGAAGTTTGGCTTTGAGATTATTGAGACAAAGAAGAACTACTATAAGAGGATAGAGCCCGCAGATGCTCATGTGTTGCAGAAAAACCTCAAAGTCCCTTCTGGCCAGAATGCAGATGTGCAAAAGACAGACAACTGA